One region of Pagrus major chromosome 5, Pma_NU_1.0 genomic DNA includes:
- the LOC140995900 gene encoding lymphotoxin-alpha-like, whose amino-acid sequence MEMADGSRRLIRAWETSGMEGHGCCCGGEASSHRQDTLIQFLRQKETRLQRMVQFLAVGLLLLISLAVGLLITAVHGGRGAQPPNRQPSLQSVSNSSGTSVNQQQHDDLKHPSALLTVPRGDNFDGKYLEWESKDGQAFCVGGFNYSSGNLVVPRNGYYRVFLQITYQSKEDLMCDRRTLSSTVFVFRDAYPQDRPLLSSADTVGCDMEPWTKSLYTSGVFHLEVNCRLRVTSSFRDLIVKEEHQVFFGAELLPQ is encoded by the exons ATGGAGATGGCGGATGGGAGCCGCCGGCTTATCCGCGCGTGGGAAACCAGTGGCATGGAGGGCCACGGCTGCTGCTGCGGGGGGGAGGCGAGCTCACACCGGCAAGACACTTTGATTCAGTTTCTCCGCCAGAAAGAAACACGACTCCAGCGAATGGTCCAGTTTTTAGCCGTGGGGCTCCTTCTACTGATTTCACTAGCTGTGGGTTTACTGATCACGGCTGTGCACGGAGGACGAGGTGCTCAGCCACCGAACAGACAG CCATCACTACAGTCCGTCAGCAATTCATCAG GCACCAGCGTCAATCAGCAGCAACATGATGACTTGAAGCATCCAAGTGCCTTGCTAACAG TTCCTAGAGGCGACAACTTTGATGGGAAATATCTTGAATGGGAGAGTAAGGATGGACAAGCCTTCTGTGTAGGAGGTTTCAACTACTCCAGTGGGAACCTAGTGGTGCCCAGAAATGGCTACTACAGAGTCTTCCTGCAGATTACCTATCAGAGTAAGGAAGACCTCATGTGTGACAGGAGGACACTCAGCagcacagtgtttgttttccgGGATGCTTACCCTCAAGACAGGCCTCTCCTGTCATCAGCCGACACAGTGGGTTGTGACATGGAACCGTGGACTAAATCCCTCTATACATCTGGCGTGTTTCACCTGGAGGTTAACTGCAGACTACGTGTGACATCATCTTTCCGTGACCTTATTGTTAAGGAAGAACACCAGGTGTTCTTTGGCGCTGAACTTTTGCCTCAGTAA